The Couchioplanes caeruleus nucleotide sequence GTCGCCGAGGTCGAGGGTCCGGCCCGGGTGGCGGTGAACCTGCGAGGGGTGGACCGCGACGCCGTCACCCGCGGGGCCGCGCTGCTGACGCCGGGGGCTTACCACTTCACGGAGCTGGTGGACGTGCGGGTGCACGGGGACCCGGCCGCCGGCCTGCCCGCCACGCTGACCCTGCACGCGGGTTCGGCGGCGGTGCCGGTGCGCGTACGGCCCCTCGGCGCCGACACCGCGCGGCTGCGGCTGGGCCGGGCGCTGCCGCTGCGGATCGGCGACCGGGCGCTGCTGCGTGACCCCGGCCGCCATCACGTCGCCGGCGGGGTGACCGTGCTGGACGTCGTACCCCCGGGCCTGAACCGGCGGGGCGCGGCGGCCGCGCGCGCAGCCACCCTGGCCGGGATGGACGGCGTCGCGGACCTGGCCGATGAGCTGCGCCGCCGGCGGCTGGCCCGGCGCCCGGAGCTGGAACGCATGGGTGTGCCCGCCGGCGGCGACCCGGTCGCGGGGGACTGGCTGGCCGACCCGGAGCACTGGGCGCAGCTGCGCCACCGGCTCGCGGAGGAGGTGGACCGGCATGCCCGGGAGCGCCCGCTCGAGCCCGGCATGCCGGTGGAGGCGCTGCGGCACCGGCTCGGCCTGCCCGACCGTTCCCTGGTGGAGGCCCTCGTGACGCCGCCGCTCGTGGTCCGGTCGGGCCGGGTGTCGGCCGGCGGCCCGAGCGTGCCGGCGGACCTCGTCGCCGCCGTGGACAAGGCGTTCGGTGACCTCGTGGACCGGCCGTTCGCGGCGCCCGAGGCCTACCGGCTGGCCGAGCTGGGCCTCGGGCCGCGGCAGCTCGGCGCGGCCGTCCGGGCCGGCCTGGTGATCCAGCTCGCGGACAACGTCGTGCTGCGCGCCGGGGCGCCCGAGCGGGCCGCGGCGGTGCTGGCGGGGCTGCCGCAGCCGTTCACGCTC carries:
- the selB gene encoding selenocysteine-specific translation elongation factor, with product MHVIATAGHVDHGKSTLVRALTGMEPDRWAEERRRGMTIDLGFAWTTLDPGGTVAFVDVPGHERFVPNMLAGVGPVPAAMIVVAADEGWMPQSAEHLAALDALGVRHGLLVVTRADLADPAAAAELAEGEIAATTLGAVETVAVSAVTGAGMGDLRAALGRLVAGLPAPGGGPVRLWIDRAFTIRGAGTVVTGTLGAGRLRTGDELELTGAARPVRVRGLQSLGEAVAEVEGPARVAVNLRGVDRDAVTRGAALLTPGAYHFTELVDVRVHGDPAAGLPATLTLHAGSAAVPVRVRPLGADTARLRLGRALPLRIGDRALLRDPGRHHVAGGVTVLDVVPPGLNRRGAAAARAATLAGMDGVADLADELRRRRLARRPELERMGVPAGGDPVAGDWLADPEHWAQLRHRLAEEVDRHARERPLEPGMPVEALRHRLGLPDRSLVEALVTPPLVVRSGRVSAGGPSVPADLVAAVDKAFGDLVDRPFAAPEAYRLAELGLGPRQLGAAVRAGLVIQLADNVVLRAGAPERAAAVLAGLPQPFTLSEARQALDTSRRVAVPLLGLLDRTGATRRLPDDRRSVITPG